From Pseudomonas vanderleydeniana, the proteins below share one genomic window:
- a CDS encoding YqgE/AlgH family protein has translation MKNLSPTYLKHHFLIAMPHMADPNFAQTVTYIVEHSANGAMGLVINRPQSLNLADILEQLRPDIDPPGLCQHVPIYSGGPVQTDRGFVLHPIGKTYQATVELEGLALSTSQDVLFAIADGVGPERSLIALGYAGWEAGQLEAELADNAWLTCPFSPEILFNTDSDDRLAAAAAHLGINLSLLTSQAGHA, from the coding sequence ATGAAAAACCTCAGCCCGACGTACCTCAAGCATCACTTCCTGATCGCCATGCCGCATATGGCCGACCCGAACTTTGCGCAAACGGTGACCTACATCGTCGAGCACAGCGCAAACGGTGCCATGGGACTGGTCATCAACCGCCCGCAATCGCTGAACCTGGCCGATATCCTCGAGCAACTGCGCCCTGATATCGACCCGCCAGGGTTGTGCCAGCATGTGCCGATCTACTCGGGAGGCCCGGTCCAGACCGATCGCGGCTTCGTCCTGCACCCGATCGGCAAGACCTACCAGGCCACTGTCGAGCTCGAGGGCCTGGCGCTGTCGACCTCCCAGGACGTGCTGTTCGCCATCGCCGATGGCGTCGGCCCGGAACGCAGCCTGATTGCCCTCGGCTACGCGGGCTGGGAAGCCGGGCAACTGGAGGCCGAGCTGGCCGACAATGCCTGGCTGACCTGCCCGTTCTCCCCGGAAATCCTCTTCAACACCGACAGCGACGACCGCCTGGCCGCCGCCGCCGCGCACCTGGGCATCAACCTCAGCCTGCTGACCAGCCAGGCGGGCCACGCCTGA
- the ruvX gene encoding Holliday junction resolvase RuvX: protein MANIRLLLGFDYGTRQIGVAVGQMVTGQARELCTLKAQNGVPDWNQVEALIKEWKPDAVVVGLPLNMDGTPSEMCARAEKFARRLNGRYNVPFFTQDERLTTFEAKGERMAKGGQKGSYRDNPVDAIAAKLLLQSWIEENPVSPES, encoded by the coding sequence ATGGCCAACATCCGTCTGCTGCTGGGTTTCGACTACGGCACCCGGCAGATCGGCGTTGCCGTCGGCCAGATGGTCACCGGCCAGGCCCGCGAGCTGTGCACCCTCAAGGCACAGAATGGCGTGCCCGACTGGAACCAGGTCGAAGCGCTGATCAAGGAGTGGAAACCCGACGCGGTGGTGGTCGGCCTGCCCCTGAACATGGATGGCACGCCCAGCGAGATGTGCGCCCGCGCGGAGAAGTTCGCCCGCCGACTCAATGGCCGCTACAACGTGCCGTTCTTTACCCAGGACGAGCGCCTGACCACCTTCGAGGCCAAGGGCGAGCGCATGGCCAAGGGCGGGCAGAAAGGCAGCTACCGCGACAATCCGGTGGACGCCATCGCCGCCAAGCTGCTGCTGCAAAGCTGGATCGAAGAAAACCCCGTATCCCCCGAATCCTGA
- a CDS encoding energy transducer TonB has protein sequence MTLPADLPPELYRTGVRPADRLGFTLFLAALIHLALLLGVGFSFVEPKQVSRTLEITLATFKSETKPAKADFLAQENQQGSGTQDKKAIPTTTEVAPFQDNTVNKVATPPPAKPQVTEATPKAAVATVAPKPKKTVTRHEEPKPEAPPPTEAPSFDSEQLSSDIASLEAELAKERQLYAKRPRIHRLSAASTMRDKGAWYKDEWRKKVERIGNLNYPEEARRQQIYGSLRLMVSINRDGSLYEVLVLESSGQPLLDQAAQRIVRLAAPFAPFTGDLSDIDRLEIIRTWRFARGDRLSSN, from the coding sequence ATGACTCTCCCCGCCGATCTGCCTCCCGAACTCTACCGCACCGGCGTGCGCCCGGCCGACAGGCTCGGCTTTACCCTGTTTCTCGCCGCGCTGATCCACCTGGCCCTGCTGCTCGGCGTCGGGTTCAGCTTCGTCGAGCCCAAGCAGGTCAGCAGAACCCTGGAAATCACCCTGGCCACCTTCAAGAGCGAGACCAAGCCGGCCAAGGCCGACTTCCTCGCCCAGGAAAACCAGCAGGGCAGCGGCACCCAGGATAAAAAGGCGATCCCGACCACCACCGAAGTCGCGCCGTTCCAGGACAACACCGTGAACAAGGTCGCCACGCCACCGCCGGCCAAGCCGCAGGTCACCGAAGCGACGCCCAAGGCTGCGGTCGCCACCGTCGCGCCGAAACCGAAGAAGACCGTCACCCGCCACGAAGAGCCCAAGCCCGAAGCCCCGCCGCCAACCGAGGCACCGAGTTTCGACAGCGAACAGTTGTCCAGCGACATCGCCAGCCTGGAAGCGGAACTGGCCAAGGAACGCCAGCTGTACGCCAAGAGGCCACGTATCCACCGCCTGAGCGCGGCCTCGACCATGCGCGACAAGGGCGCCTGGTACAAGGACGAATGGCGCAAGAAGGTCGAGCGGATCGGCAACCTCAACTACCCCGAGGAAGCCCGTCGCCAGCAGATCTACGGCAGCCTGCGACTGATGGTGTCGATCAACCGCGACGGCTCGCTGTACGAGGTGCTGGTGCTCGAATCGTCCGGCCAGCCACTGCTGGACCAGGCCGCGCAGCGCATCGTCCGGCTGGCGGCGCCGTTCGCACCGTTTACCGGCGACCTGTCGGACATCGACCGACTGGAAATCATCCGCACCTGGCGTTTCGCCCGGGGGGACCGCCTGTCCAGTAATTGA